The Panicum hallii strain FIL2 chromosome 9, PHallii_v3.1, whole genome shotgun sequence genome has a window encoding:
- the LOC112877523 gene encoding pentatricopeptide repeat-containing protein At3g29230-like: MHPLTLSSTALLRLIKSLSPAAGPRAHLTASAIHCLLFKEGLLHVGAHLPTALLSAYAALGRPRHARDLFDEMPEPSLVARTAMARAHAAAGQAAQALAVFGDMLADGLLPDNVALAVALAACHGVSSSSAAARKPGKMVHALIVTSGIVPDVFVSTELIRVYGECGELSVSRWVFDDMPVRSIVSWNAMVHQYVRHSNVGAAYELFLAMPRRDVVSWNTMIAGYCLIGQCREALELFRQMVSPSSCPVHPNGPTMSTVLAACAGAGCLETGIWVHAYIDRNRMNDDGSLDRSLIDMYAKCGSIEKALQVSEKAPGKRDLYSWTTVICGLAMHGRAADALRMFDMMQDNGIHPDDVTLVGVLNACAHGGLIDKGLHHFYSMEERYAIVPKIEHYGCIIDLLGRVGRLQEAYSMIRTMPMKPNAVIWGAFLNACKVHSNVELGEIAAAEVSRLDPNEPWARVMLSSMYAKAQDWTSLARERKEMNSLQMKKTPGCSSIELDGEVHEFVAGGFQHPQLGEICTILENIEAQTHAG; encoded by the coding sequence ATGCACCCGCTCACGCTCTCCTCCACCGCGCTCCTCCGCCTCATCAAGTCactctcgccggcggcggggccgagGGCCCACCTCACGGCCTCGGCGATCCACTGCCTCCTCTTCAAGGAAGGGCTCCTCCACGTCGGGGCGCACCTCCCAACGGCGCTGCTCTCCGCGTACGCCGCGCTCGGCAGgccgcggcacgcgcgggatctgttcgacgaaatgcccgAGCCGAGCCTCGTCGCTCGCACCGCCATGGCGCGGGCGCACgcggcggccgggcaggcggcCCAAGCGCTCGCCGTGTTCGGGGACATGCTCGCGGACGGCCTGCTCCCCGACAATGTGGCCCTGGCGGTTGCGCTCGCGGCATGCCACGGGGTGAGCTCGTCCTCCGCGGCGGCCCGGAAACCTGGGAAGATGGTTCATGCTCTCATCGTGACAAGCGGCATTGTGCCAGATGTGTTCGTCTCCACCGAACTGATCAGGGTCTACGGGGAGTGCGGCGAGCTGTCTGTTTCACGGTGGGTGTTCGATGACATGCCAGTGAGGAGTATTGTTTCGTGGAACGCCATGGTGCATCAGTATGTCAGGCATAGTAATGTTGGCGCTGCATACGAGCTGTTTCTTGCAATGCCAAGGAGGGATGTGGTGTCATGGAATACAATGATTGCCGGGTATTGCCTCATTGGCCAATGTAGGGAGGCACTAGAATTGTTTCGTCAGATGGTATCGCCATCTTCATGTCCGGTGCATCCAAATGGACCTACAATGAGCACTGTCCTTGCTGCTTGTGCCGGTGCAGGTTGTTTGGAGACTGGGATTTGGGTCCATGCCTACATTGACAGGAACCGAATGAATGATGACGGCTCATTGGACCGGTCCTTGATAGACATGTATGCCAAATGTGGAAGCATTGAAAAGGCCCTTCAGGTGTCTGAGAAAGCACCAGGGAAGAGGGACTTGTACTCATGGACAACAGTGATTTGTGGGTTGGCAATGCATGGTAGGGCTGCTGATGCTTTACGCATGTTTGACATGATGCAAGATAATGGTATTCACCCTGACGATgttactcttgttggggtactAAATGCATGTGCGCATGGCGGACTCATAGATAAAGGTCTTCACCACTTCTACTCCATGGAGGAGAGATATGCAATCGTACCCAAAATTGAACACTACGGGTGTATCATTGATCTTCTTGGTCGGGTTGGGAGATTGCAAGAAGCATACAGCATGATCAGGACCATGCCGATGAAGCCTAATGCGGTAATCTGGGGTGCATTCTTGAATGCATGCAAAGTTCACAGCAACGTGGAACTTGGTGAGATCGCAGCAGCTGAAGTCAGCAGGTTGGATCCAAATGAACCCTGGGCAAGGGTGATGCTGTCCAGCATGTATGCAAAAGCTCAGGACTGGACCAGTCTAGCCagggagaggaaggagatgaaCAGCCTGCAGATGAAGAAAACACCAGGGTGCAGCTCAATTGAGCTTGATGGGGAGGTGCATGAGTTTGTCGCTGGTGGTTTTCAGCATCCCCAGCTTGGTGAAATTTGCACTATACTAGAGAATATTGAAGCACAAACACATGCAGGCTAA
- the LOC112877524 gene encoding LEAF RUST 10 DISEASE-RESISTANCE LOCUS RECEPTOR-LIKE PROTEIN KINASE-like 1.5 — MRPHLLRRLLLLAAAALPSPADCRQGGHHAAPPPPKHHDKSGALTVALAVAASLLALVLLYLCAAIAVRRFRSRGAVGREPAAAGSSSSSSSSAASRAAAFLRRNGLQHHSPAFTYEQLRAATAGFDAGRKLGDGGFGTVFLAYLPPAGRPAAVKRLHVPPSPSPSFPSASATITKSFCNEVLILSALRHPHLVRLHGFCADPRALLLVYDFVPNGTLSHHLHRRVGGGGAPPPPPLPWRTRLAMASQIASALEYLHFGVKPAVVHRDVTSSNIFVEADMRARLGDFGLSRLLAPPDACSTGAARELVCCTAPQGTPGYLDPDYHRSFQLTEKSDVYSFGVVVLELVTGLRPVDVGRERRDVTLADWVVAKIQVGELREVVDPPVLGEGPGVMASVEAVAELAFRCVAPDKDDRPDAREVLAELRRIQTMLPELPGGKVS, encoded by the coding sequence ATGCgaccgcatctcctccggcgcctcctcctcctcgcagCCGCCGCGCTACCGTCGCCGGCCGATTGCCGCCAGGGCGGCCACCACgcggcccctccgccgccgaaGCACCACGACAAGAGCGGCGCGCTCACCGtcgccctcgccgtcgccgcgtcGCTCCTCGCGCTGGTCCTGCTCTACCTCTGCGCGGCCATCGCCGTACGCCGCTTCCGCTCCCGCGGCGCGGTGGGGCGGGAACCGGCGGCTGCggggtcctcctcctcctcctcctcctctgcggCGTCCCGCGCCGCGGCGTTTCTTCGTCGGAACGGGCTCCAACACCACAGCCCGGCCTTCACCTACGAGCAGctccgcgccgccaccgcgggCTTCGACGCGGGCCGCAAGCTCGGCGACGGCGGGTTCGGGACGGTGTTCCTCGCGTACCTCCCGCCCGCCGGCCGTCCCGCCGCCGTCAAGCGCCTCCACGTCCCGCCGTCCCCCTCGCCGTCGTTCCCTTCCGCCTCCGCCACCATCACTAAGTCCTTCTGCAACGAGGTGCTCATCCTCTCCGCGCTCCGCCACCCGCACCTCGTCCGCCTCCACGGCTTCTGCGCCGACCCCCGCGCCCTCCTCCTCGTCTACGACTTCGTCCCCAACGGCACGCTCTcgcaccacctccaccgccgggtcggcggcggcggcgcgccgccgcccccgccgctccCCTGGCGGACCCGCCTCGCCATGGCGTCCCAGATCGCGTCGGCGCTCGAGTACCTCCACTTCGGCGTCAAGCCCGCCGTCGTGCACCGCGACGTTACCTCGTCCAACATCTTCGTGGAGGCCGACATGCGCGCCCGCCTCGGCGACTTCGGCCTCTCGCGGCTCCTCGCGCCGCCGGACGCGTGCTCCACGGGGGCCGCCCGCGAGCTCGTGTGCTGCACCGCGCCGCAGGGGACGCCGGGGTACCTGGACCCGGACTACCACCGCTCCTTCCAGCTCACCGAGAAGAGCGACGTGTACAGCTTCGGCGTGGTGGTGCTGGAGCtcgtcacggggctgaggcccGTGGACGTGGGCAGGGAGCGGCGGGACGTGACGCTGGCGGACTGGGTGGTGGCCAAGATCCAGGTCGGCGAGCTCAGGGAGGTCGTCGACCCGCCGGTGCTCGGCGAGGGCCCCGGCGTGATGGCGAGCGTCGAGGCCGTGGCGGAGTTGGCGTTCCGGTGCGTGGCGCCCGACAAGGATGACCGGCCCGACGCCCGGGAGGTGCTGGCCGAGCTCAGGAGGATCCAGACGATGCTCCCCGAGCTTCCCGGGGGCAAGGTTTCCTGA
- the LOC112877750 gene encoding uncharacterized protein LOC112877750 — protein MELFSRAKVVRLKSHHDKFLYADEDEVHVTQDRNGASPNARWSVEAVPNVPGVVRLRSRYGRYLTASNEPFLLGMTGRKVLQTAPARPDSSVEWEPVRDGFQTRLKTRYGHFLRANGGLPPWRNSVTHDVPHRTATQDWVLWDVEVVQVLTPGPERADSAPVKMPDSPPAPELRDPPPAPHHRPSKSYAAPPAPPTLEPDAPRPGPRLSKLESSDSFSAPLHKVEGRAIHYHIADDLGNVDDGTEGHSFTFNGSNLEELAQKLQEETGMDGIIICTRSPINGKLTPLRLQLPPNNAAMHIVLVQESSKVVKTFPWPYGS, from the exons ATGGAGCTGTTCTCGCGGGCCAAGGTGGTGCGGCTCAAGAGCCACCACGACAAGTTCCTGTACGCGGACGAGGACGAGGTGCACGTCACGCAGGACCGCAACGGCGCCTCCCCGAACGCGCGCTGGAGCGTCGAGGCCGTGCCGAACGTCCCCGGCGTCGTCCGCCTCCGGAGCCGCTACGGCCGCTACCTCACCGCCTCCAACGAGCCGTTCCTGCTCGGCATGACGGGGCGGAAGGTGCTGCAGacggcgcccgcgcgcccggACTCGTCGGTGGAGTGGGAGCCCGTGCGGGACGGCTTCCAGACGCGCCTCAAGACGCGGTACGGGCACTTCCTCCGCGCCAACGGGGGGCTCCCGCCCTGGCGGAACTCCGTCACCCACGACGTGCCGCACCGCACCGCCACGCAGGACTGGGTGCTCTGGGACGTCGAGGTCGTGCAGGTGCTCACGCCGGGGCCCGAGCGCGCGGACTCCGCGCCCGTCAAGATGCCGGACTCGCCGCCAGCGCCGGAGCTCAGggacccgccgccggcgccgcaccACCGGCCATCCAAGTCCTACGCCGCGCCCCCGGCACCGCCGACGCTGGAGCCCGATGCCCCGCGCCCGGGGCCAAGGCTCTCCAAGCTCGAg TCCTCCGATTCTTTCTCCGCCCCCTTGCACAAGGTGGAGGGACGTGCCATCCATTACCACATTGCAGATGACCTGGGCAACGTGGATGATGGCACAGAGGGACACTCGTTTACATTTAATGGCAGCAACTTGGAGGAGCTCGCCCAGAAGTTGCAGGAGGAGACGGGTATGGATGGCATCATCATATGCACACGCAGCCCTATCAATGGGAAGCTCACTCCTCTCCGTTTGCAATTGCCACCGAACAATGCAGCGATGCATATTGTGCTCGTCCAGGAGTCCTCAAAAG TGGTGAAGACATTCCCATGGCCATATGGTTCGTAG